The Maridesulfovibrio hydrothermalis AM13 = DSM 14728 DNA window GTGAAAATATCCGCCCCCGGCACTTGGATGGTTCGCGTGCAGTACAAAAACGCACAGCCCACCGCTGACTATGACAGCCATGTCATGCGAGCAGTGCTGGTCTTTGAAGTAAAATAATCGATGTCTGGAAGGATTATCCCTGCCGCAATTTTAATTTTGGCGGGACTCATTTTCTATGGCGGATCTGCGTTCGCACACGGAGTTTCATACGAAATGGTCGACACCTCACCGACCATTACATTTAAGTCCGTTTTTTCATCGGGCGACTCCATCGCTTACGGAGAAGTTCTGATCTACTCACCAGGCAACAGTGAAGTGGAATACCAGAACGGCAGGACAGACAAAAATGGAGTATTCTCCTTTCTGCCTGACAAAACCGGAATATGGAAAGTGGAAGTGGATGGAGGACTGGGGCACAAATTAATGTTTGATGTAAATGTCAGCAGTCCCGATAAAAAAGACCTTACCCCCGACAATAAACATGTAAACCAGCTGCAACAATCACGGCCGATACTTGCAGCTTTTGGTATAAGTCTGATTTTTAATTTGGCCCTTGCCCCCCTGTACTATATGGCAAGGAAAAAAATAAAAATCGAAAAAGACTAAATCAGAAAGCAACCGGGAAAAGAATAGATCCCGTTTGCCTGCATCCAAAACCCCTGCTTGCCGTTTTTACTTTCGTAAAGTCTACTTAGACCCGAACGGATGTAAACTACCTCCCCGCCGGCAAGCAGGGCGTTTAACTCATCCAGTCGATCCTGCTTAACATATTCAAGAGCCGCAGCATGAAAATGCAAATCAGAAATAGGAGTATACCGATATGTATCTCCGGCCAAGTCAGTAAACCCGATCCGGATTTTTTGTTCCTCCCCGCAGTCAACAACGGAAAGGTTAAGAGACAACGGTTCAACCCTGATTGTTTTTATGGATTGCTGACAGGGTGAATCAGCAGGCACACATCTATTCTTGGATGTAATCTTACCTTCAAATGCCTGCGCGACTGAATCCACGGCACTGCGTTCCAGTACGTCTTTAAAATTTTCCTCATCCAACCGGTCAAGCCAGATTTCATTTTCAAAAGTACAGTCTTCAATATGCGGTGAGGAAGCATTTTCATGAGCAGTAACAGCCGCATCGACAATCATACCGGGAAGTAATTTTTTTTCAGCAACAAAAGCCCGGGTTGCGTAAGGAAGCGGACGATAGCATGTGCAATCATTTTCATCGAGCAAAGCCATACACACATTGTCGTTATCTTTAAATCTAGTTAAATCAGTAAGCACCAGCATTAAAAAGTCCTTATAAGGCAAAGTTTTCTTAAGACAGAATTAGGGCTGTAAATTCGAAAGACAACAACCATGTGCAGAACGCAGACAATAATACATTACACCCTGACAAGAATAAGACTTATAATCTAAAAAACATAAGAATAGCAATGGGTCAAGAAGCCCCGCCCTGAAACTTTGCACCTTGACAACTACTTAAGTTGCCCTCCCCTCCAACCAGTTACAGACCACTCTAAAAACAGATTAGTATAATTGCAATAAAAAGATGCGGAGCCGAAATCGGCCCCGCAGAAATTAAAAATCATGAATAGTTATCAACTAATGTTAAATATCACCTAACAATTGGCCGGCCTGACTCACCACCCCCTGCATTTCTGCGCCGTTCATCCCCAAATCAGACAGATCTTTAATTATCCCGGTTCCTTTTGAAACAGCTTCCAGACTTTGCTGCAATTGCTGCTGCTCAAATATTCTCTGCTTACGGGAATTACGAAGCTTTTCCACTTCATCATCAGAACGGACAATTCCATTAGGAACCCCGAGAAGCTCGGCATAATCATCAACGGCGCGATCCATATCGACTTTATCAAGCACTTCAGGATTAGCTCCTGCAAGCCTGCTTACAAAATCAGCAAGAGACTGAATAGACTGTGTTCCGACCATTTTCTGGGCCTGTGCCAGCACTGAAATATAATCAATCTTGATATCTTCCCCGTCAAGAACAGACGGAGCTTCCGGAAGCTGCCCGCTGCGGTAGAGAATGCCGAAAACTCTGTCTATAAGCGGGTCCAGCAACTCAGTATGCTGCCTCTCAATGACAGGACCAAGCTGAATAATTTTCTCTTCATGACGTTCAGCAACTTCGGCTGCGGTGATGGTTTTACGGTTCGAGCCAGCCATCATCATAAAAACATCATTGTAAAAGCCTTCACGGATGGCCGTGCGCACGTCCTGAATCTTATTGCTGACTCCGGCGAGATCCGGCCTGACCTGATAAAGCGGTGCAACAGAATCCTGTTGATTCTGTTCTACCGGATTCTGCCCGCCTGGCAACAGGTTGAGCCGCCTTGAATACATGGACGGCACTTTCATCGGCGGACGCAGAGTCAAATGCACGGCCTGAATCTGACTTTTGCTCATTTCCATAAGCATTTTTACATCAGCCAGCACATCCATAGCCGGAGAACGTCCGTAAACATCCATTGCAGCGGTATCCCAACGGGGAACCATGTATGGATTTTCCATAAATCCACTCTCAGAGAGAATTGCCCCGCCTTTACCGCTAAGTAAAAAAACCGACTCAAACGGCATATTATGCTTATCTATCTTCTGCGAATCAAATTCATCACGAGGCTGAACAACATGCAAAACATCAAACCAGTGATCCCGATTAACGCTTAAACTGGTACGTACCGAAGCGGGTAACGCATCAATACCAAAACGTTTTTCAAGCTGACGCACAGTCATTTTAAATTCGCGATAAACAGTATCCACCCGTCCCTGCGCATCAGTGGCCAGTGAATATTCCCCCACAGTCAGGGTGCGAAAACGAATTCCACGCTCCACGTCCGGTTCACAATAAAGTATTCCCGTTCCGAACCCTGCAAGTTCAGTATATAATGAATGAATGCAGGAATAAAAATTACTGCGGGCCAAGGCGCGATACATAATCTTTTCTACTTTGGAAATCCATTCACGCACAGATTTATGTCTGGTAATATCCCTATCGGATATCCCTAAACGAAACCACGGGCGAGCAGGTGAAGTAAGACCTCCCTGAAGTCCCGCGGCCAGAATACGTAACCCCCTTGTTGCGGTGGAATCAATTATCTTGCCGCCTTTCATACGTCCGTCATTAGGCTGCTGTCCGTCATAAATGCCTTTACGGGGCAGGATATAATCACTGATCTCCTGCCAGTGCCCCTCCCATGAGCGACGCTCCTGACGCAAGGTCTGAAGTCGGGAAGTATATCTGCTTTTATCTAAATCTTTCATACCTTACCTGATTTATTTAAAGGGGTTCCAGATTAATAATTCATCTGGAACCCCTTAATTCTACTTAATCATCCTCAGCAATGAGTTTGATAAGTTTTTTACATTTAGGACATTTAACCTGAACCTCAACCACTTTTCCTTTCATAAGCAAACGCCTGCAGACAGGACAGCGATGTTCCATCATTTAAATAGCTCCTTTCGAGTTATGCAGAATCTCTTTCTTAACCATTGCCACGCCGGCTGCCCCTTTTGAACCGGTCAAAATCATTTTCTCACGTCCGGCGGCGCGGATATTTCTGAACCGCTCCTCACTGACCCGCCTTGCAGCAATCTTGATATCCAGCTCAGCATTCTGCTTATCAACTTCACGCTGGCGAATATCATTTGGGTGCAGCCACTGGCCGTCAGTTAAGTTATAGCCGGCATTATTCATCTCCGCGGGAGTATACCAATAGCCGGTGTTCTGCGAAAAAGCCCAGTCATCCGGAGCTTCCCAATGCGCTGGAGCATTCAAACCACCGACATTCAACGAAGGAGCTGATCCGTAGGTGGACATATGCCATTTATAATATCCGTTATATCCGGGCGAATTCTCATCGAACCAGATAGAAGAACTCCCGGGTTTCGCCTTGGGCAACTCCGGTCTGTTGTACATGTACATACGCCCGCCCTATTGACCAAGTCTGGTTTTCTGGGCCTGCAATGTCTTGCTTTCTGTTTCAAGCTGTCCGCGAACTCCCTGCCCTCCTGTTAACACAGTAGCACTGCGGCCCTTTTTCATTCTGCTCATTTCGCGCATTTTTCTCGCCTTGACCTTTTCTTCGCTCTTTGCAACTTCATCCATCTTCGGCGGCTCAGGTGCCGGAGCTACCGGCGGCGCCGGTGGTGGTGATACTGGTGTTGCTGAAGGTGCTTTTCCTCCTCCGCCTCCCATAATATTTCTCCTTATTTAAAATTTTAATATGCCAAGTCCCTATTCGGAAACCTTAACCTCGTTATTTCTCACCGCACAAAAAATTGCGGCATCTACGCTTTTGTCTTCCGCCGCCAGATAAACGGCTTTTTGGATAACCCCTGCTTTTTCAAATCCCGACCTCTGTGCCATGCGGCAGGCCAGCGAATTCATCACCGGAATCAAACCCTTTACACAATCAAGAATATAACTCCCCGACACGTCAGTGACTGACAGTAAATGACGCAACACCCCCCGTCCCATCTGCAAAGCTGCTTTGCCGTGAAAATCAGGAATAATAGTCAGATGCACAAAGCAGGACCGTTGAGTAAATCCATTCAACCAGAACATTCCGGCAGGTCGGCCATCCTTGAATCCCAGAAAAAAATGCTGATCTTTTAATTTTGCCAGCTTCTTGAAATCCTCAAAAGACTCAACAGATCCATCATAAAAGACTACTGAAATCTGTCCGGCCTTTCCCATCTTTTCCCAGAACCATTTCAAATGATCATCACTAAGACTTAACGAACCATCAAAATCTCTAAATTTATAGAAAGTAAATCCGCCCTCAATCTCAAATCCGTACATCAGCGTCCTCCACTGAAAACATCATAATCCATAAGCCCCTGCATTGACTCCTGCTGCTCAAACACACTAACTGCCTGCGGAAAAACAGCTCCAAGAGCCGGATCAAGTATTCGGGCCATACAATCCAGCATGTCATCATGAGGAGCCACCGGAAATGCAAGGTATTCATCATCAATAAACTCCCGCACAAGATCACGCTGCCGTCCCTGATGATCCATGAACCTTGCCCGCCACGGCAGATAAAAACGGGATTGCTCAAACAGCGGAACGAGTTTGCGGATACGGTCAGTCTTAGGGATATTCCCGCCCAGAGGATCTATGGAAAAACGATAATTCTGCTCGCCCATGACATACTGCATGTGCTCCACGTCCGCCTGTTGGCCATACTTTTCATAACCAACAGCCAGCGGCGAATAATTTCTGTGCAGCCGGAACAAAGCTCTGGCACGTTCCGTAAGATTCAAGCGGTCACGAATACCGTCGATCAAATAATAATTGCGGTCCGGACCAAGCCCTATAACCAGCATCACTGTAAAATCACTGCCGGCTTTTTTCTCACTTGCCGGATCTACCAGCAGATAACGGTTAAACTGCTGCCAGCGCGGTCTACCGTTATTATCAGCAGGCTCCCAGCGGCTGAGCCATTCTTCACGAAAGCCCTGCACATCATCTGCGCGCGGGTCCTGCATCATCTGGCAGCCAAAAACATAAGGCCCCATTTCACGCCGTTTCGTTTCAAGCTGCTGCCGGGTTAAAAGAACAGGCTCACCTTCAAAAGTACCATCCGAAGTTGCTGGATAAATTCTGGGAATGGCTGCCTGCCTTTTCAAAATATCACGGTAGGTATCATTAAAATGATAGCGGGTTCCGATATACCGTTTTATCCCTTCACGTGTTCCAAGGTTGATGGACAACGCCCAAGCCTCGGTAGTTTTAAAAATCATATCCGGCGAAGAAACCGATTCACGGGTCACAACATCATCATAAATAAGCCGGGAAAAATGCTTACCGGTGGGCTGGCCGTCTACCAGCCCCCACGCCTCAACCGTGCCTTCTTTAGGATTGGATTTTCGCTTAACGATAATCCCGTCCTCTTCCGACCATTTAGGGGATTCCTTTTTCGGACTTGCCCAAAGCACATCGGGATAGCATTGTTTTAAAAGCTCGTTACGTTCAAATTCCTGTTTAATCTGACGCAGAAACCCCTTGGCAACCGGACGGGTATGGCTAAAAATGCCGACAGTAACTTCCGGATCACGTAAAATATCCTGAACAGTAAGAGCGAAGGTAATAATAGTAGATTTATAATGCTCACGGCTCCACAGATCGAGATGACCGTCAGGGCCTGCCTGCACATCTCTGCATCTTTGAAATACCCATTCGCAATTTGCATCAGCCCGGCCCAGCAAACGAGTCAGCAGAAAAAAGAGATCACTGCGCCCCAGCTCCGCCATGACCTGCAAAGCCTGACTTTGCTTCTCTGCCTCGCGCAAAAGTTGCGCATACCATTTATTGGCACTGTCCAGATCCGTAAACTTCATCAAGTTTCTCCCTTAACTCCGGACTGATTGTACGGCTTTTCGATTTCTTTTTTGCTGCGCTGGCATCCTTTTTTGTTTCATCAATTCCCCATGCCTTGCGCTCCATGTCGTGACGTTTGTGCATAATATCAAGCTTGGCTTTGAGATCTTTAACCATATCTGAATCATCACCTTCTACAGCCAGAGCAAAAACCTCCCGAAACCGGTCAAGTTCCTCTTTCTGTTTTTTTACGACCTCACTTTTCGTCATCTTTTTCACTCCAGACCAACCTTTAATTCATAATTAAACCCGTGCAGAGCACTCCGGGCCTTTGCCATGCAGTGAGTGCAAAGCCGAGCCTTACGAGTAACTTTCTGTCCATCAAAACCAGCTTTAACCCAAAAGGACTCAAGGACATCAATCTTCCCGCAACTATCACAACGTTCACCGTCTCCAGCTGCACCAATCCATGCCACAGCCTCTGATAAAAAAGCCGAAACAATCATTTGAAAGCCTCATAAGCGACCCGCGTAGCAACTCCAGCCACAACGGCAGCGGTTCCCCAGACAGCCCGTTCCAGATTGCGGAATTTTTCCGCATGGGTATGGCAGCGTCTGGCTCCGTTAATTTCTGAAATATCCTCCTGAATTGACTTAACCCGCTCATCTATACGGATGAGCAAATCCTGCAACTGCCGATCATCATCACTCACTTTTATTCCTCCATGTTTTTGCAACCTTCTCCGCACTGCGCCCGACCACATATCCACCAAGCCCCAGCTCCATCAGAGACCAAAGCTGACCCGGCAATTCCAAATGAGGAGCCTTGGCCCAGAACAAAGCCAGATACGGATAAAGAAGGTAGTTATTTGCAACGATTGCAATAATGGTCAGCATCAAGACAGGCCGCCATGAACGCTGCAACCAATTGCCGTTCATTTCAGCCAGCATGACTTTAACCCGTGATTCCAACTCTACAAGCTGTCCCTGATTATGCAGCTCCATCAGCCGGACTTTAGCTTTCTCACGGTCTCCGGCATCAGGCCATATTTTATCGATTATGGTCGAACCCAGTTCCAGAATTGAACCGATCATTTATCCCCCGAATGGCCACAAATACTCTTCGGCGGTATACTTGAGGAATATTCCGGTATAACTTTCGTCCCCTTGTAATCGAGAAACGAATATCCGAATTCATGCCAATCCAGATTTTCCTCAATAAATAAGGCATAGTTTCTAAGAGTCCGCTTGCTCTCAAAAGGATACAAAGCGGTCAGGGTTTCAGTTGAAATTTCAAACATTTTAAAATCCTCCGTTTTTTTATTTGTGCTAATTGTCAAACCGGACCTGAACTAGGTGGTTCAGGTCCGGTTAAAGGATTTTTTGATTTTTATTACGAATTAACCACCGTCTGCGTAGACTCGTCCAAAAACAATAAATCCCCTGCTGAACAAATTCAGCAGGGGATTTATTGTTAGTTTATGCGCTAACGGGAAAAACAGAGGAAATGCCCACTGTAAGAAGAAACTTATGTATCAAGAAAAATTAACTGTTTTCAAGACTCTTGCGTACGGCTCTGCTCAAAAAAAAGATCAACAATCCTGCTCCGGACAGAACTGCGAACATTTCCCAGTTTAACGTTCCCTTGACCACTCCGGTAGAAAGTATATGGCCTCCGGCAGTCATAAAAACAGTTTCAGGAATCAGGCAAACGATGCTCATAATTAAATAAGGTATGTATTTTACATCTGTCACCGACCATAAATAATTTGCAATAGAATATGGTACAACTGGAACAATTCGGCTCAGTGCCAGCACTTTAACAGGGTGACTCTCGCTCAGCATTCTTATTTTTTTAAAGTTAGGATCATCTCCAAACTTTTTCAAAATCCTGTCCCTGAAAACAAATCTGCCTAGAAAAAAAGACAGAGAACTACCAATTGCCATACTTATAAGACAGACAGCAGCCCCCTTGATTGCACCAAAAAGAACGCCGGCAACCGCTGTAAATAAGGTCAACGGTAACGCAAGGACCATCCCCAGCACATTAATCAATATAAACACTACCGGAGCAAAATTTCCGCTGGACTCAATCCATGTAATCAGTTCATTGATATGCCCCTCGCCATAATGCTCAGCAACAAAAGTAAGAACACCGACAAACAACAAAATTATAATGCCGTGCAGAAAATTCTTGTTATTCTTTGATCTTTTTATAAACATGTTTCCCCACTTCACTTGCGAAAAGAAATACCCTACCCTTAAAGTAGGAACTTGCAGATAATATCGGTATCAACCTTATTATAATTAAGAAGTGTTGCTGTGCAACATTGTTTTACTTAAATTTTTTAGATCAAAAACTCAGACTGTCCCGCAAAACAGAATATATAATACTTTTGCCAGTCCAAGAACACAGGGGATCAATATGCGTTATGAACTGAAACTTATGGACACTCTTTCAGGAACAGGCTGCTTTGCGGCTTTTCCCGGCCCGAACCTGAGCTTCTCAGAAGTTCTGGATCATCTGGAAAATCACCCTTTTGATGAATTCATGCATCGCCACATGCTTGACATGCTCGGGAAACACCGTACTCGCAAAATCCAAAAAATGATCAAAGAAATCAAGGGAGATCCTGATAAAAAAGTTCTTGCCGCGCTTATTTATGAAGCATGCCAGACCCATCCCAGACTTGCTGCCTTGAAAGCTGACGTAGAAAAAGATTTCGATCCTGAAGAGCTGAAAGGATACAGCCCGACCCTGCATCTGCGCTCCCATCTGCTTGAAGACCAACCTCTTCATAATAAATGGACCTTGATATTTTCCAATAATATGGAAGAGCAAGCTACGCTGCCAACGCCCGAAGAGGCTGGAATTCCTGAGCTTTACAGCAAAGAGGATTTGCCATCAAAAGATTTTACCAACGCAGCAGCTGTCAGAGAAAAACTTGAAAAAGAAGACAGGATTCCACCAGCAAAACAGCGCGCTCCAATGGAAGAAGTCACAGCTAACGCCAACAAACAGCTTGACGCAATCGATGTTTTCATGGGGCCTCAAATGCGCCAGAAAGGCTGTTTGTCACCGTTTGCAGTGCTCCATCACTGGATGGTTGAAAACCGCACAGAGAATGGATCTTTAAGTAACTCACTGCGTGCCATGCAGACCAGCTACGGCCGCGGATTCACGTACGAGCAGGCTTGTGTATCCTGCTCTATGGAAGTTGCCGAGAGGGTCAGCTCCTACGGCAGCATCGGGAAGGCGGGAGTGTTGGGACGTACAAACAGTCTGCCTTTAATTCAAGGTTCCTATGAAGAAATATCCAGAGACAGAATTGCTGTAGATCCTTCCACATTTACTCTGGAAGCACCTTACGAAGGTCAGCCACTATGGTGGATGCAGTCAGATAAATTTGATGGAAATGAATATGTGGAGGCATGGCTTCCGGTGCAACACGTTTTTCTTTTCTGCAATCTTGATGAGCAGAACTTATTCAGCGGACTAAGCTCCACAGGACTTGCTTCAGGCAACACCTTCGCCGAAGCGCAGCTCAGTGGATTGCTGGAAGTTCTAGAGCGCGATTCTGACTCAACTATTCCTTTTGATATCAGTAAATGCTTCACAATAGAAACAGATGATGCAGATGTTCAAAAGCACCTTAACAACCTGAAAGACTGTGGAATCCACGTCTGGTTTCAGGATATGACCTCAGAGTTTGGAATCCCCTGCTACAAAGCATTTGCAGTCGGCAGACTCGGTGATATCAACAAAGGCGGGGGATGTTCATTAAATGGCAAAAGCGCACTCCTCTCAGCCCTGACTGAAGTTCCATACCCATTCCCCGGCCCGCCCACTTCGGCAGCACCTGAAGGACTGCCTGTGCGCAAACTCGAAGATCTACCCGATCTTTCTACCGGAAGTGTGGAAGGAGATGTCATGGTTATCGAAAATACACTGACCACAAATAATTTCTACCCGCACTACGTGGATCTGACCCGCAAAGATCTCGGAATCCCCGTAACACGGGCAATTATCCCGGGACTGGAGATCGTATCAGACCTCGACAAATTCTCAAGAATCAACAAAAGACTCTACAGGAACTATCTCGACATTAAAAATCTTCTGTAATATAATGCCAATATACTTGACTATGTAAAAGACAAAGTATATCAACCATTACTTCCGTGCCCGGATGGCGGAATTGGTAGACGCAAGGGACTTAAAATCCCTCGAGCTTCGGCTTGTGCGGGTTCAAGTCCCGCTCTGGGTACCACAGGAAAATCAAGGGCTTACATGCAATTTTTGGGTTGTGCGTGAGTCCTTTTTTTATGGGCAAATTTGATTTTGTCCCCACTCTGTTCCCACTTAAACGGCTATGAAGAGTGATTTTCCGTGATAATTTGTGAGTTTGAGCAGGGCAGTAAAACACGCTAGAAGCCTCTTTTTTCCTGTTTTAAGCAAAATTATCGACCACATAAAAAATACCGCACTGTTTACCAACAGTACGGTATTATGAAATTCTTTCAGAGCTTTAAAACATCTTTCACGACTATACCCCTTCTTCACTCAACCCCAGCGCAAACCAGTACGGCTTAAAACTGTCCACAACCAGCCTCTCAGTCATTTCTAGAAACGAATCATAGTCAGACTTCACACAAGCAGCTTCCAAAGCTTCATAATAAGCCAACCGCTCAGAATTCTGAAAGACAACTGGCGGGAATCCACCTTTCATAAGCTCAAGGTTCATCAATAACCGTGAAGTACGTCCATTACCATCAGCAAAGGGATGGATCTTCACGAAATCTACGTGAACACGGGCAGCACGCTCAACAACATGCAAATCAGCTCCGTCACCATTATACCAAGCCATGAATCCGTCTACCTCATCCGTCAGATTCAAAAAGTCCGGCGGTACATGCTCAGCACCGGAAATGGTCACGTTCACAGTGCGGAATACCCCGGCATTACGATCATCAATGCCCTTCAGGATAAGGCTATGAATCTCTTTGAGAGTGCGCACAT harbors:
- a CDS encoding portal protein produces the protein MKDLDKSRYTSRLQTLRQERRSWEGHWQEISDYILPRKGIYDGQQPNDGRMKGGKIIDSTATRGLRILAAGLQGGLTSPARPWFRLGISDRDITRHKSVREWISKVEKIMYRALARSNFYSCIHSLYTELAGFGTGILYCEPDVERGIRFRTLTVGEYSLATDAQGRVDTVYREFKMTVRQLEKRFGIDALPASVRTSLSVNRDHWFDVLHVVQPRDEFDSQKIDKHNMPFESVFLLSGKGGAILSESGFMENPYMVPRWDTAAMDVYGRSPAMDVLADVKMLMEMSKSQIQAVHLTLRPPMKVPSMYSRRLNLLPGGQNPVEQNQQDSVAPLYQVRPDLAGVSNKIQDVRTAIREGFYNDVFMMMAGSNRKTITAAEVAERHEEKIIQLGPVIERQHTELLDPLIDRVFGILYRSGQLPEAPSVLDGEDIKIDYISVLAQAQKMVGTQSIQSLADFVSRLAGANPEVLDKVDMDRAVDDYAELLGVPNGIVRSDDEVEKLRNSRKQRIFEQQQLQQSLEAVSKGTGIIKDLSDLGMNGAEMQGVVSQAGQLLGDI
- a CDS encoding Com family DNA-binding transcriptional regulator; translated protein: MMEHRCPVCRRLLMKGKVVEVQVKCPKCKKLIKLIAEDD
- a CDS encoding holin family protein, with protein sequence MIGSILELGSTIIDKIWPDAGDREKAKVRLMELHNQGQLVELESRVKVMLAEMNGNWLQRSWRPVLMLTIIAIVANNYLLYPYLALFWAKAPHLELPGQLWSLMELGLGGYVVGRSAEKVAKTWRNKSE
- a CDS encoding TVP38/TMEM64 family protein, with translation MFIKRSKNNKNFLHGIIILLFVGVLTFVAEHYGEGHINELITWIESSGNFAPVVFILINVLGMVLALPLTLFTAVAGVLFGAIKGAAVCLISMAIGSSLSFFLGRFVFRDRILKKFGDDPNFKKIRMLSESHPVKVLALSRIVPVVPYSIANYLWSVTDVKYIPYLIMSIVCLIPETVFMTAGGHILSTGVVKGTLNWEMFAVLSGAGLLIFFLSRAVRKSLENS
- a CDS encoding YcaO-like family protein gives rise to the protein MRYELKLMDTLSGTGCFAAFPGPNLSFSEVLDHLENHPFDEFMHRHMLDMLGKHRTRKIQKMIKEIKGDPDKKVLAALIYEACQTHPRLAALKADVEKDFDPEELKGYSPTLHLRSHLLEDQPLHNKWTLIFSNNMEEQATLPTPEEAGIPELYSKEDLPSKDFTNAAAVREKLEKEDRIPPAKQRAPMEEVTANANKQLDAIDVFMGPQMRQKGCLSPFAVLHHWMVENRTENGSLSNSLRAMQTSYGRGFTYEQACVSCSMEVAERVSSYGSIGKAGVLGRTNSLPLIQGSYEEISRDRIAVDPSTFTLEAPYEGQPLWWMQSDKFDGNEYVEAWLPVQHVFLFCNLDEQNLFSGLSSTGLASGNTFAEAQLSGLLEVLERDSDSTIPFDISKCFTIETDDADVQKHLNNLKDCGIHVWFQDMTSEFGIPCYKAFAVGRLGDINKGGGCSLNGKSALLSALTEVPYPFPGPPTSAAPEGLPVRKLEDLPDLSTGSVEGDVMVIENTLTTNNFYPHYVDLTRKDLGIPVTRAIIPGLEIVSDLDKFSRINKRLYRNYLDIKNLL
- a CDS encoding Fic family protein — its product is MNTQNLDLLKSRLDAYRPLPPEVVKNLREDLALRWTYNSNAIEGNTLTLQETKVVLEGVAVGGKSIAEHLEATNHAHAINFVYALVEQGDPLDVRTLKEIHSLILKGIDDRNAGVFRTVNVTISGAEHVPPDFLNLTDEVDGFMAWYNGDGADLHVVERAARVHVDFVKIHPFADGNGRTSRLLMNLELMKGGFPPVVFQNSERLAYYEALEAACVKSDYDSFLEMTERLVVDSFKPYWFALGLSEEGV